The Haloplanus sp. CK5-1 genome segment AGGTTGATGTCCTCCATCGGCAGGACCTGCGAGTGACCGCCGCCAGCGGCCCCGCCCTTGATGCCGAACACCGGCCCCAGCGAGGGTTCGCGCACCGCGACGACCCCCCGGTGGCCGAGGTGGTTCAGTCCCTGACCGAGACCGACCGTGGTGACGGTCTTGCCCGCCCCCTTCGGCGTCGCCGTCGTCCCCGTCACGAGGATCAGGTTCCCCTCGTCGGCGTCGGTCAGCGTCCGCTGGATCGCCTCCTGTTCGATCTTCGCGATGCCGTTGCCCTGCGGGTCGAGGTCCTCGGCGGCGAGGCCCAAGTCGCCGGCCACGTCCTCGATCGGCCGGGTCTCGGTCGCCGTCGCGATTTCCATGTCCGTCGGTACGTCGTCGGCGTCCGTCTCGTCCGAAGTCATCCCGAAAATATACACGGCCATCCCATATGTAAGCCGCGGCGTGGGCGAGTTTCACATCATTTTTCGACATCGAGCAGGGCGACCCGCTCCGCGATCAGGTCGGAGAGGTCGCCGTCGACGGCGTCGAGTTCCGCCGCCGTCACGTCGAAAAACGCCCGTACGCGGCCCGAATCGGTCGAATCGAGCGTCCCCGTGGGGTCGAGTGCGAGTCGCTCCCGGAGGGCGTCGGCCGCGGCGGTCTCGCGGTCACCGTCGTCGTCCGCAGCCGTCACGACGACGGCGACGGGCAGCCGGCCCTCGGACACCCCCATCTCGAGTGCGTCGTCGATCTGTCGCCGGCC includes the following:
- the cgi121 gene encoding KEOPS complex subunit Cgi121, with amino-acid sequence MIVVEGVATVDDLDAFLSDLDAVAADHDVTVQAFDARYVVDRRHLARAVDLTDRAFARGENVARERSVEILLYAAGRRQIDDALEMGVSEGRLPVAVVVTAADDDGDRETAAADALRERLALDPTGTLDSTDSGRVRAFFDVTAAELDAVDGDLSDLIAERVALLDVEK